From Daucus carota subsp. sativus chromosome 6, DH1 v3.0, whole genome shotgun sequence, the proteins below share one genomic window:
- the LOC108226078 gene encoding probable protein phosphatase 2C 75 — protein sequence MSENCDSPPHSNTYSQCLPDKDRASSEPRLLPLFPVEVPDAHHDLVSGFCQAQMHQMVLEVLLTRTSEIQGIAPASVDWWDILMTRSFRNMDGLVLRTCPCGELGVNCGNHSTQTQSSQYSEFVGSTAAVVLLSDNQIIVANCGDSGVVLANNGNTVPLTHPHKPDRPDEWARIEELGGPISRSTDGRVKIDDHLLTTTRAIGNRHLKEYLIPDPDVTLRTRDSKDEFLIIASAGFWDVVSTDTACHVARGCFRHSHPPYYANADDANGEPHHFDTLVPSLSLMYPSPSATATAILSRIAGIRGSEDNISVIVIDLMNNRS from the exons ATGTCTGAGAACTGTGATTCTCCACCCCATTCTAACACTTACTCTCAATGTCTGCCAGATAAAGATAGAGCCTCGTCTGAACCACGTTTGCTGCCTCTATTTCCGGTAGAGGTGCCAGATGCCCATCATGATCTG GTTTCAGGTTTTTGTCAGGCTCAAATGCATCAAATGGTGCTAGAAGTACTTCTGACACGAACATCTGAAATACAGGGAATAGCACCTGCGTCCGTAGACTGGTGGGACATACTAATGACGAGGAGCTTTAGAAATATGGATGGGTTGGTACTTAGGACTTGCCCTTGTGGGGAACTTGGGGTTAACTGTGGAAACCATTCCACACAAACACAGTCGTCACAATATTCTGAGTTTGTCGGATCGACAGCTGCAGTGGTGCTTCTGTCAGATAATCAGATTATAGTAGCTAATTGCGGAGACTCGGGTGTTGTTCTGGCTAACAATGGAAATACTGTTCCACTCACCCATCCTCATAAg CCTGACCGTCCGGACGAATGGGCAAGGATTGAAGAACTTGGAGGACCAATAAGTAGATCTACTGATGGGAGAGTCAAGATCGATGATCATTTGCTAACCACCACTCGCGCAATTG GAAATAGGCATCTAAAAGAGTATCTCATTCCGGACCCGGACGTTACCTTGAGAACGAGGGATTCTAAAGATGAGTTCTTAATCATTGCTAGTGCTGGGTTCTGGGATGTTGTTTCAACCGACACGGCTTGTCATGTGGCTCGGGGTTGTTTCCGCCACTCCCATCCACCTTACTATGCTAATGCCGACGATGCAAATGGTGAGCCTCATCATTTTGACACTCTAGTACCATCTCTGTCCTTGATGTATCCATCACCAAGTGCAACAGCAACCGCAATACTTTCCCGTATAGCTGGTATACGAGGAAGTGAAGATAATATAAGCGTTATTGTTATTGATCTCATGAACAATCGGTCTTGA
- the LOC108226077 gene encoding probable protein phosphatase 2C 75 gives MSENYDSPPHSNPFSQCPPDKDRASSEPRLLPLFPVEVPDAHHSGSTNYPLSLPQSPQETIPSQLLSPPIPREPFCGSVCLIGKSQHMEDAISIIPQILGSLRPSAPYHLHFYGVFDGHGGSLVSGFCQAQMHQMVLEVLLTRTSEIQGIATASVDWWDILMTRSFRNMDGLVLRTCPCGELGVNCGNHSTQTQSQYSEFVGSTAAVVLLSDNQIIVANCGDSGVVLANNGNTVPLTHPHKPDCPDEWARIEELGGPISRSTDGRVRINDHLLTTTRAIGNRHLKKYLIPDPEVTLRTRDSKDEFLIIASAVFWDVVSTDTACHVARGCFRHSHPPYYANADDANGEPHHFDTLVPSLSLMYPSPSATAAAILSRMAGIRGSEDNISVIVVDLMNNRS, from the exons ATGTCTGAGAACTATGATTCTCCACCCCATTCTAACCCTTTCTCTCAATGTCCGCCAGATAAAGATAGAGCCTCGTCTGAACCACGTTTGCTGCCTCTATTTCCGGTAGAGGTGCCAGATGCCCATCATTCTGGTTCTACTAATTACCCTCTTAGTCTGCCTCAATCACCCCAAGAAACAATTCCATCACAATTGTTGTCCCCTCCAATCCCAAGGGAACCTTTTTGTGGAAGTGTGTGTCTGATTGGAAAGAGCCAACATATGGAAGATGCCATCTCTATTATTCCCCAGATATTAGGGTCACTAAGACCTTCTGCACCATATCATCTGCATTTTTACGGTGTTTTTGACGGACATGGGGGAAGTCTT GTTTCAGGTTTTTGTCAGGCTCAAATGCATCAAATGGTGCTAGAAGTACTTCTGACACGAACATCTGAAATACAGGGAATAGCAACTGCGTCCGTAGACTGGTGGGACATACTAATGACGAGGAGCTTTAGAAATATGGATGGGTTGGTACTTAGGACTTGCCCTTGTGGGGAACTTGGGGTTAACTGTGGAAACCATTCCACACAAACACAGTCACAATATTCTGAGTTTGTCGGATCGACAGCTGCAGTGGTGCTTCTGTCAGATAATCAGATTATAGTAGCTAATTGCGGAGACTCGGGTGTTGTTCTAGCTAACAATGGAAATACTGTTCCACTCACCCATCCTCATAAG CCTGACTGTCCGGACGAATGGGCAAGGATTGAAGAACTTGGAGGACCAATAAGTAGATCTACTGATGGGAGAGTCAGAATCAATGATCATTTGCTAACCACCACTCGCGCAATTG GAAATAGGCATCTAAAAAAGTATCTCATTCCGGACCCGGAAGTTACCTTGAGAACGAGGGATTCTAAAGATGAGTTCTTAATCATTGCTAGTGCTGTGTTCTGGGATGTGGTTTCAACTGACACAGCTTGTCATGTGGCCCGGGGTTGTTTCCGCCACTCCCATCCACCTTACTATGCTAATGCCGACGATGCAAATGGTGAGCCTCATCATTTTGACACTTTAGTACCATCTCTGTCCTTAATGTATCCATCACCAAGTGCAACAGCAGCCGCAATACTTTCCCGTATGGCTGGTATACGAGGAAGTGAAGATAATATAAGCGTGATTGTTGTTGATCTCATGAACAATAGGTCTTGA